The Oscillatoria salina IIICB1 genome contains the following window.
GCATCACCAAAAGTGGTTCATCAATTGGTTTACCCGTTGCATCTAATAACTCTGGATGAGGAACGCGAGAAGGAGCAGCAAGGGAATTTCCGAAATTATTATTACCAAATGTAGAGGGATTTCTTCCCGATTGGTAACTGCGACTTGAGTCGCCACTTAAAGTAATTAAGCTGCGAATTAAGTTACTAACTGCCAAAAATGCAATAATAGTAAAGGCAAGAATGTAAAGTAAATGTAACATTGTCTTTTTTTTCCTCCAAGCAGAATTTTTGCAGATTGGTATATTTATCGTCGAATTTTAAAAATTGACTTCGCTTTTGAGCCGTAATTTTAGCTTACCAAAGTAAGCAGTTGCTATTCCTCAGTCTTGGGGATCAAAGTGTAGGCTTTGATTTGATAGCTTGGTTGGTTTGCGGATTTTTCAGAGAACGCCAGCGCATTGAAACTCGCCAACATTCTGTCACCAAATTATGCCACGGAACTAAAGTAGCAGTGTCGATCCCAGCTTGACCGCCAGTAGCATGAAACAACATTTTAGCGGTACGGACTTCTTGCTGGGCGTTTTTTAGTCGTTTCAGCAATTCGTCTTGTTCCTCGTCGCTGAGAAAGATGATATCCTCATTTTCTAATAAAGTACGCGATCGCTCAAACCAATATTGGAAATCGTCTAATAACGGCTCCAGCACTGCCTTGAGCAGTTTGTTCTCTGACGGTTGCGAAAGTGTCATCAACTAAATTTCAAATTTCCGATCTCAGCTTTATCTTAACTCTCTTTACAATATTTAATAGTATGTTAGTTTTTTTTAAGATTTGCAAGGCGATCGCTAGGCAAGCGCCAACCTGTGCCCCTAGTATCATGGAAAAAGTCACCAAATAGAATCATTAAGTCGTAAGAGTTATCAAGTTATGGTTGCTGCTGAATCTGCTCCCGAACCAGAGGAGCAAATCCGACTACCTCGCACCAGCGAGTCTGAGTCTCTAAAAAAAATCCGTCACACCGCCTCCCACGTCATGGCGATGGCGGTACAAAAGTTATTTCCCAAAGCCCAGGTAACAATCGGACCTTGGACTGAATATGGTTTTTACTATGACTTCGACACTCCGGAACCCTTTACCGAACAAGACTTGAAGAAGATCAAAAAAGAAATGATCGAGATCGTTAAGCGTAAACTTCCGGTAGTACGCGAAGAAGTAAGCCGTCAAGAAGCCGAAAAACGCATTAAGGAACTTAACGAACCTT
Protein-coding sequences here:
- a CDS encoding DUF2973 domain-containing protein, giving the protein MLHLLYILAFTIIAFLAVSNLIRSLITLSGDSSRSYQSGRNPSTFGNNNFGNSLAAPSRVPHPELLDATGKPIDEPLLVMRSVSVEDARQQLDSIYNSSPSNSKAETEE
- a CDS encoding DUF2605 domain-containing protein, with amino-acid sequence MTLSQPSENKLLKAVLEPLLDDFQYWFERSRTLLENEDIIFLSDEEQDELLKRLKNAQQEVRTAKMLFHATGGQAGIDTATLVPWHNLVTECWRVSMRWRSLKNPQTNQAIKSKPTL